In Dasypus novemcinctus isolate mDasNov1 chromosome 23, mDasNov1.1.hap2, whole genome shotgun sequence, the following proteins share a genomic window:
- the CD19 gene encoding B-lymphocyte antigen CD19 isoform X2 — MPPPLLLSFLLFLAPVGVRPEEKVLVEVEEGGDAYLPCLNDSLDGPPEQLAWFRGSQKVPFLRLSTRLPGLGIQVGSLGILLLVFNVSNQMGGFYLCRPWPPSQQDWQPGWTVSVEGSGELFRWNASDLDLPGCDLGSSFSKGSGPSSGPPTSSQLYVWARDQPEMQRAGPVCAPAGGSPNRSLNQDLTVTRGSTLWLSCGVPPNAVATGPVSWAHVRPREPEISLLSLDLRENSPVREMWVLWKTSALLLLPQVTVQDADTYSCHHGNRTILVQLKVTAQPAIWHWLLKTGGWKVPVVTLVYLIFCMSSLVGFLLLRRALVVRRKRKRMTDPTRRFFKVTPPPGSGAQNQYGNVLSLPTTTSGTGRALRWAAGLGAAAPSYRNPHSDDDQEAGAAGFRIPPGAGAEEEEGEAYEEPDSEEGSEFYENDSNLGQDQLSQDGSGYENPEDGALGPEDEDSFSSAAQSYENEGEELAQPVARTVDLLSPDLLSPNGPAWDPSREATSLDADSYENMDNPDGPEPAWGGGGHMGTWTTR, encoded by the exons ATGCcgcctcctctcctcctctccttcctcctcttcctggcCCCCGTGGGAGTCAGGCCCGAGGAAAAAGTGCTGGTGGAGGTTGAAG AGGGAGGCGATGCCTACCTGCCGTGCCTCAATGACTCCTTGGATGGGCCCCCTGAGCAGCTGGCCTGGTTCCGGGGGTCCCAGAAAGTCCCCTTCTTAAGGCTGAGCACGAGGTTACCAGGCCTGGGCATCCAGGTGGGATCCCTGGGCATCCTGCTGCTTGTCTTCAACGTCTCGAACCAGATGGGGGGCTTCTACCTGTGCCGGCCCTGGCCCCCCTCCCAGCAGGACTGGCAGCCTGGCTGGACGGTCAGCGTGGAGGGCAGCG GGGAGCTGTTCCGGTGGAATGCTTCAGACCTAGACCTCCCAGGCTGTGACCTGGGGAGCAGTTTTTCAAAGGGCTCCGGGCCCTCTTCTGGTCCTCCCACCAGTTCCCAGCTGTATGTGTGGGCCAGGGACCAACCTGAGATGCAGAGGGCAGGCCCTGTATGTGCCCCAGCTGGGGGCAGTCCAAACCGGAGCCTGAACCAAG ACCTTACTGTGACCCGTGGATCCACACTCTGGCTGTCCTGTGGTGTGCCCCCAAATGCCGTGGCCACAGGTCCTGTCTCCTGGGCCCATGTGCGCCCCAGGGAGCCTGAAATCTCACTGCTGAGCCTTGACCTGAGGGAGAATTCCCCAGTTAGAGAGATGTGGGTCCTGTGGAAGACCTCAGCTCTTCTGTTACTGCCCCAGGTCACAGTTCAAGATGCTGACACCTACTCCTGTCACCATGGCAACAGGACCATCCTTGTGCAGTTGAAGGTCACTGCCCAGCCAG CAATATGGCACTGGCTCCTGAAGACTGGTGGCTGGAAGGTCCCAGTTGTGACTCTGGTTTACCTGATCTTCTGCATGAGTTCCCTAGTGGGCTTTCTCCTCCTTCGAAGAG CCCTAGTCgtgaggaggaaaaggaagcgAATGACTGACCCCACGAGGAG gTTCTTCAAAGTGACGCCGCCCCCGGGGAGCGGGGCCCAGAACCAGTACGGGAACGTGCTGTCCCTTCCCACGACCACCTCCGGCACCG GACGCGCCCTGCGGTGGGCTGCGGGTCTGGGGGCCGCCGCGCCGTCCTACCGAAACCCGCACAGCGACGACGACCAGGAGGCTGGAGCCGCGGGATTCCGGATCCCGCCGGGAGCGG gcgcggaagaagaggaaggggagGCCTACGAGGAGCCGGACAGTGAGGAGGGCTCCGAGTTCTATGAGAACGACTCCAACCTTGGGCAGGACCAGCTCTCCCAGG ATGGCAGCGGCTATGAGAACCCGGAGGATGGAGCCTTGGGCCCTGAGGACGAGGACTCCTTCTCCAGCG CAGCCCAGTCTTATGAGAATGAGGGCGAAGAGCTGGCCCAGCCAGTGGCCAGGACAGTAG aCCTCCTGAGCCCAGACCTCCTGAGCCCCAATGGGCCTGCCTGGGACCCCAGCCGGGAGGCCACTTCCCTTG ATGCAGACTCCTACGAGAACATGGATAATCCTGATGGGCCCGAGCCAGCATGGGGAGGAGGGGGCCACATGGGCACCTGGACCACCAGGTGA
- the CD19 gene encoding B-lymphocyte antigen CD19 isoform X1 — protein MPPPLLLSFLLFLAPVGVRPEEKVLVEVEEGGDAYLPCLNDSLDGPPEQLAWFRGSQKVPFLRLSTRLPGLGIQVGSLGILLLVFNVSNQMGGFYLCRPWPPSQQDWQPGWTVSVEGSGELFRWNASDLDLPGCDLGSSFSKGSGPSSGPPTSSQLYVWARDQPEMQRAGPVCAPAGGSPNRSLNQDLTVTRGSTLWLSCGVPPNAVATGPVSWAHVRPREPEISLLSLDLRENSPVREMWVLWKTSALLLLPQVTVQDADTYSCHHGNRTILVQLKVTAQPAIWHWLLKTGGWKVPVVTLVYLIFCMSSLVGFLLLRRALVVRRKRKRMTDPTRRFFKVTPPPGSGAQNQYGNVLSLPTTTSGTGRALRWAAGLGAAAPSYRNPHSDDDQEAGAAGFRIPPGAGAEEEEGEAYEEPDSEEGSEFYENDSNLGQDQLSQDGSGYENPEDGALGPEDEDSFSSAAQSYENEGEELAQPVARTVDLLSPDLLSPNGPAWDPSREATSLGSQSYEDMRGILYAAPQLHFLRAQPGPNHEEDADSYENMDNPDGPEPAWGGGGHMGTWTTR, from the exons ATGCcgcctcctctcctcctctccttcctcctcttcctggcCCCCGTGGGAGTCAGGCCCGAGGAAAAAGTGCTGGTGGAGGTTGAAG AGGGAGGCGATGCCTACCTGCCGTGCCTCAATGACTCCTTGGATGGGCCCCCTGAGCAGCTGGCCTGGTTCCGGGGGTCCCAGAAAGTCCCCTTCTTAAGGCTGAGCACGAGGTTACCAGGCCTGGGCATCCAGGTGGGATCCCTGGGCATCCTGCTGCTTGTCTTCAACGTCTCGAACCAGATGGGGGGCTTCTACCTGTGCCGGCCCTGGCCCCCCTCCCAGCAGGACTGGCAGCCTGGCTGGACGGTCAGCGTGGAGGGCAGCG GGGAGCTGTTCCGGTGGAATGCTTCAGACCTAGACCTCCCAGGCTGTGACCTGGGGAGCAGTTTTTCAAAGGGCTCCGGGCCCTCTTCTGGTCCTCCCACCAGTTCCCAGCTGTATGTGTGGGCCAGGGACCAACCTGAGATGCAGAGGGCAGGCCCTGTATGTGCCCCAGCTGGGGGCAGTCCAAACCGGAGCCTGAACCAAG ACCTTACTGTGACCCGTGGATCCACACTCTGGCTGTCCTGTGGTGTGCCCCCAAATGCCGTGGCCACAGGTCCTGTCTCCTGGGCCCATGTGCGCCCCAGGGAGCCTGAAATCTCACTGCTGAGCCTTGACCTGAGGGAGAATTCCCCAGTTAGAGAGATGTGGGTCCTGTGGAAGACCTCAGCTCTTCTGTTACTGCCCCAGGTCACAGTTCAAGATGCTGACACCTACTCCTGTCACCATGGCAACAGGACCATCCTTGTGCAGTTGAAGGTCACTGCCCAGCCAG CAATATGGCACTGGCTCCTGAAGACTGGTGGCTGGAAGGTCCCAGTTGTGACTCTGGTTTACCTGATCTTCTGCATGAGTTCCCTAGTGGGCTTTCTCCTCCTTCGAAGAG CCCTAGTCgtgaggaggaaaaggaagcgAATGACTGACCCCACGAGGAG gTTCTTCAAAGTGACGCCGCCCCCGGGGAGCGGGGCCCAGAACCAGTACGGGAACGTGCTGTCCCTTCCCACGACCACCTCCGGCACCG GACGCGCCCTGCGGTGGGCTGCGGGTCTGGGGGCCGCCGCGCCGTCCTACCGAAACCCGCACAGCGACGACGACCAGGAGGCTGGAGCCGCGGGATTCCGGATCCCGCCGGGAGCGG gcgcggaagaagaggaaggggagGCCTACGAGGAGCCGGACAGTGAGGAGGGCTCCGAGTTCTATGAGAACGACTCCAACCTTGGGCAGGACCAGCTCTCCCAGG ATGGCAGCGGCTATGAGAACCCGGAGGATGGAGCCTTGGGCCCTGAGGACGAGGACTCCTTCTCCAGCG CAGCCCAGTCTTATGAGAATGAGGGCGAAGAGCTGGCCCAGCCAGTGGCCAGGACAGTAG aCCTCCTGAGCCCAGACCTCCTGAGCCCCAATGGGCCTGCCTGGGACCCCAGCCGGGAGGCCACTTCCCTTG GGTCCCAGTCCTATGAGGATATGAGAGGGATCCTGTATGCAGCCCCCCAGCTCCACTTCCTTCGGGCCCAGCCTGGTCCCAATCATGAGGAAG ATGCAGACTCCTACGAGAACATGGATAATCCTGATGGGCCCGAGCCAGCATGGGGAGGAGGGGGCCACATGGGCACCTGGACCACCAGGTGA
- the CD19 gene encoding B-lymphocyte antigen CD19 isoform X3: MGGFYLCRPWPPSQQDWQPGWTVSVEGSGELFRWNASDLDLPGCDLGSSFSKGSGPSSGPPTSSQLYVWARDQPEMQRAGPVCAPAGGSPNRSLNQDLTVTRGSTLWLSCGVPPNAVATGPVSWAHVRPREPEISLLSLDLRENSPVREMWVLWKTSALLLLPQVTVQDADTYSCHHGNRTILVQLKVTAQPAIWHWLLKTGGWKVPVVTLVYLIFCMSSLVGFLLLRRALVVRRKRKRMTDPTRRFFKVTPPPGSGAQNQYGNVLSLPTTTSGTGRALRWAAGLGAAAPSYRNPHSDDDQEAGAAGFRIPPGAGAEEEEGEAYEEPDSEEGSEFYENDSNLGQDQLSQDGSGYENPEDGALGPEDEDSFSSAAQSYENEGEELAQPVARTVDLLSPDLLSPNGPAWDPSREATSLGSQSYEDMRGILYAAPQLHFLRAQPGPNHEEDADSYENMDNPDGPEPAWGGGGHMGTWTTR; this comes from the exons ATGGGGGGCTTCTACCTGTGCCGGCCCTGGCCCCCCTCCCAGCAGGACTGGCAGCCTGGCTGGACGGTCAGCGTGGAGGGCAGCG GGGAGCTGTTCCGGTGGAATGCTTCAGACCTAGACCTCCCAGGCTGTGACCTGGGGAGCAGTTTTTCAAAGGGCTCCGGGCCCTCTTCTGGTCCTCCCACCAGTTCCCAGCTGTATGTGTGGGCCAGGGACCAACCTGAGATGCAGAGGGCAGGCCCTGTATGTGCCCCAGCTGGGGGCAGTCCAAACCGGAGCCTGAACCAAG ACCTTACTGTGACCCGTGGATCCACACTCTGGCTGTCCTGTGGTGTGCCCCCAAATGCCGTGGCCACAGGTCCTGTCTCCTGGGCCCATGTGCGCCCCAGGGAGCCTGAAATCTCACTGCTGAGCCTTGACCTGAGGGAGAATTCCCCAGTTAGAGAGATGTGGGTCCTGTGGAAGACCTCAGCTCTTCTGTTACTGCCCCAGGTCACAGTTCAAGATGCTGACACCTACTCCTGTCACCATGGCAACAGGACCATCCTTGTGCAGTTGAAGGTCACTGCCCAGCCAG CAATATGGCACTGGCTCCTGAAGACTGGTGGCTGGAAGGTCCCAGTTGTGACTCTGGTTTACCTGATCTTCTGCATGAGTTCCCTAGTGGGCTTTCTCCTCCTTCGAAGAG CCCTAGTCgtgaggaggaaaaggaagcgAATGACTGACCCCACGAGGAG gTTCTTCAAAGTGACGCCGCCCCCGGGGAGCGGGGCCCAGAACCAGTACGGGAACGTGCTGTCCCTTCCCACGACCACCTCCGGCACCG GACGCGCCCTGCGGTGGGCTGCGGGTCTGGGGGCCGCCGCGCCGTCCTACCGAAACCCGCACAGCGACGACGACCAGGAGGCTGGAGCCGCGGGATTCCGGATCCCGCCGGGAGCGG gcgcggaagaagaggaaggggagGCCTACGAGGAGCCGGACAGTGAGGAGGGCTCCGAGTTCTATGAGAACGACTCCAACCTTGGGCAGGACCAGCTCTCCCAGG ATGGCAGCGGCTATGAGAACCCGGAGGATGGAGCCTTGGGCCCTGAGGACGAGGACTCCTTCTCCAGCG CAGCCCAGTCTTATGAGAATGAGGGCGAAGAGCTGGCCCAGCCAGTGGCCAGGACAGTAG aCCTCCTGAGCCCAGACCTCCTGAGCCCCAATGGGCCTGCCTGGGACCCCAGCCGGGAGGCCACTTCCCTTG GGTCCCAGTCCTATGAGGATATGAGAGGGATCCTGTATGCAGCCCCCCAGCTCCACTTCCTTCGGGCCCAGCCTGGTCCCAATCATGAGGAAG ATGCAGACTCCTACGAGAACATGGATAATCCTGATGGGCCCGAGCCAGCATGGGGAGGAGGGGGCCACATGGGCACCTGGACCACCAGGTGA